One Natranaerovirga hydrolytica genomic region harbors:
- a CDS encoding D-2-hydroxyacid dehydrogenase, translating into MKIAMLDANTLGEDIDLNVLNECGAVTVHGFTTPDEVVERIKDADIIITNKVILDKKILEQAKNVKLICITATGTNVVDLEYARSRDIDVTNIVGYSTESVAQHTFSLLFYLYEKLSYYDDYVKSRQYVDDKMFTHFDRKFNEIHGKTFGIIGLGTIGKRVAAIAEAFGCKVIYYSTSGKNNDSTYQQCSLDELLEQSDVISIHAPLTPATDNLITYKELSKMKQTAIILNLGRGRIINEGDLAKALNEGLIEAAALDVLENEPIKGDNPLLEIQDSTRLLITPHIAWATIEARNRMLGEVKMNIEAFLKNEKRNIVN; encoded by the coding sequence ATGAAGATTGCCATGTTAGATGCAAATACCTTAGGTGAAGATATAGACCTTAATGTGCTTAATGAATGTGGTGCAGTAACCGTTCACGGATTCACAACACCAGATGAAGTTGTAGAACGAATTAAAGATGCAGATATCATTATAACCAACAAAGTTATATTAGATAAAAAAATCTTAGAACAAGCAAAAAATGTAAAACTAATCTGCATTACAGCAACAGGAACCAATGTTGTTGATTTAGAATATGCCAGAAGTCGAGACATTGATGTAACAAATATTGTAGGCTATTCAACGGAAAGTGTTGCACAACATACATTCTCATTATTATTTTATCTATACGAAAAACTATCTTATTACGATGACTATGTAAAAAGCAGACAATATGTTGATGATAAAATGTTCACTCATTTTGATAGAAAATTTAACGAAATTCATGGTAAAACATTTGGTATCATAGGGCTAGGAACCATTGGTAAAAGAGTAGCAGCAATAGCAGAAGCATTTGGTTGTAAAGTGATTTATTATTCAACATCTGGAAAAAATAACGATAGCACGTATCAACAATGTTCATTAGATGAACTATTAGAGCAATCAGACGTTATATCGATCCATGCACCATTAACACCAGCTACAGATAATTTAATCACGTATAAAGAACTCTCTAAAATGAAGCAAACAGCTATAATTCTCAATCTAGGAAGAGGAAGAATTATTAATGAAGGAGATTTGGCAAAGGCATTAAATGAAGGATTAATAGAAGCAGCAGCACTTGATGTTCTAGAAAATGAACCCATAAAAGGCGATAATCCATTATTAGAAATACAAGACAGTACCAGATTACTGATTACCCCACATATTGCTTGGGCGACGATAGAAGCTAGAAACAGAATGCTAGGGGAAGTGAAAATGAACATTGAAGCGTTTTTAAAAAATGAAAAAAGAAATATCGTTAATTAA
- a CDS encoding cation diffusion facilitator family transporter, whose product MNRSDQGSRITYCTILGNFLLIVLKLLTGIMGKSSALLADGLHSITDFFTDFIVFISFKLSNKPPDKAYHYGYGKFETLATFFITLSLFYVSFIIFRTGITKIYDYTLGEEVIQPNVIALYGAGISIVIKEIMYRGTITVGKRINSKALIANAWHHRSDALSSVAAFAGITLCIILGPNFAIIDPIIAIVVSVLVFRIAFKLLFPSAKELVDGKIEDNEIGLIISVIKSNRTIKDFHKIRTRKVGNLIVIDFHILLDKEMDLFKAHKIADDLEQELKEVLGAELVVNIHIEPDML is encoded by the coding sequence ATGAATCGAAGTGACCAAGGCAGTCGAATAACCTATTGTACAATTTTAGGAAATTTTCTACTGATTGTATTAAAATTACTAACAGGAATAATGGGAAAGAGTAGTGCACTGTTAGCCGATGGACTACATTCCATAACAGATTTTTTTACAGACTTTATCGTCTTTATTAGTTTTAAGCTATCTAACAAACCACCTGATAAAGCTTATCATTATGGTTACGGCAAGTTTGAAACACTAGCAACCTTTTTCATCACACTATCTTTATTTTATGTTAGTTTTATTATCTTTAGGACAGGAATTACTAAAATATATGACTATACTTTAGGAGAAGAAGTGATTCAACCCAATGTGATTGCATTATATGGTGCAGGTATTTCTATTGTCATAAAAGAAATAATGTACAGAGGAACTATTACAGTAGGCAAAAGAATAAATAGCAAAGCACTCATTGCAAATGCGTGGCATCATAGAAGCGATGCTTTATCTTCTGTTGCTGCATTTGCTGGTATTACTTTGTGTATTATTTTAGGACCAAATTTTGCAATAATCGATCCAATTATAGCCATAGTTGTAAGTGTATTGGTTTTTAGAATTGCCTTTAAACTGCTTTTTCCAAGTGCAAAAGAATTAGTAGATGGAAAAATCGAAGACAATGAGATTGGTTTAATCATAAGTGTGATAAAAAGTAATCGTACAATCAAAGATTTTCATAAAATCAGAACAAGAAAAGTGGGAAATTTAATCGTTATAGACTTTCATATTCTTTTGGACAAAGAAATGGATTTATTCAAAGCCCATAAAATAGCAGATGATTTAGAACAAGAATTAAAAGAAGTATTAGGAGCAGAGTTAGTCGTTAACATTCATATTGAACCAGATATGTTATAA
- a CDS encoding YtrH family sporulation protein — protein sequence MNTILSNILYNFLIAFGMILGASVFSGFGAILNNQPPLKTMLDVAQGIKIWAVAAAIGGTFTSFEIFESSILKGELRSIVKQVLIIVSALVGANFGFKVVQLLERCGHFWLN from the coding sequence TTGAATACTATTTTATCTAATATTTTATATAATTTTTTAATTGCTTTTGGAATGATTCTAGGCGCTAGCGTTTTCTCAGGTTTCGGGGCAATCTTAAACAATCAACCGCCTTTAAAAACCATGTTAGATGTTGCTCAAGGCATTAAAATATGGGCAGTGGCAGCAGCAATTGGTGGGACTTTTACTTCCTTTGAAATCTTTGAAAGTAGTATTTTAAAAGGCGAATTACGCTCAATAGTCAAACAAGTTTTAATTATTGTCTCTGCTTTAGTTGGTGCAAACTTCGGTTTTAAAGTTGTACAATTACTTGAAAGGTGCGGTCATTTTTGGCTCAACTAA
- a CDS encoding prepilin-type N-terminal cleavage/methylation domain-containing protein, which yields MYKKYVNNPQGVTLIEIILVIAIMGLIAVLAYPMLTLSHRVFSTQLEESFERNDVRNASTYLSNDIRYSKTEPTVSEGEYGQILEVMNQEGEAVKYYINSNNRLVRQVNEGAELEFIEIEDVAFELSNNDNLVQVKLVKSNEKDLYTLDRISRWETRVQLGTDPIVDFIKSMDAHIVTDNLYIEGSGKIIEQEDGTVIVKNPLSVGEGTLIDVSDIYILKGLTARKSAIVGSKTNNGNIYIEGNVENYTQLNGNVYIDGDLEQYDDEIGNEAFVNGNLKLNWGTENLSNVRYTGNLTKPDYINAPVIKDLSVANLFPIDVPTIDPPYMPTLRHEDWYDDNGYSSDYLDPFGDNNNYKYFGPTLTLPSHGSYRDVTIVSQGDITIGGAADVKGMLFAPNGRVTVSAGSSFEGIIIAKDVTVSGGAEAIATAGVIFSLDGEVRIVGGTEFTGAVYAKEVYVSGDSTFNIVRLDNEIFDTMDDLPFQTEE from the coding sequence TTGTACAAAAAATATGTAAACAATCCACAAGGTGTAACACTGATAGAGATTATTCTGGTAATTGCTATTATGGGTTTAATTGCTGTGTTGGCATATCCTATGCTGACATTATCTCATAGGGTTTTTTCTACCCAATTAGAAGAATCATTTGAACGCAATGATGTGAGAAATGCTTCTACCTATTTATCCAACGATATTAGATATTCAAAAACAGAGCCAACAGTATCTGAAGGGGAATATGGTCAAATATTAGAAGTGATGAATCAAGAAGGTGAAGCCGTTAAATACTATATCAATTCTAATAACAGGTTGGTAAGACAGGTTAACGAAGGAGCAGAATTAGAATTTATAGAGATAGAAGATGTAGCCTTTGAGCTATCTAATAATGACAATTTGGTTCAAGTAAAATTGGTTAAAAGCAATGAAAAAGATCTCTATACATTAGATCGAATCAGTAGATGGGAAACAAGGGTACAATTAGGAACAGACCCTATTGTGGACTTTATTAAAAGTATGGATGCTCATATTGTAACGGATAATCTATACATTGAAGGTAGTGGTAAAATCATTGAACAAGAAGATGGCACAGTCATTGTAAAAAATCCTTTAAGTGTGGGTGAAGGCACTTTAATCGATGTGAGTGATATTTATATACTAAAGGGGTTAACTGCTAGGAAAAGTGCCATAGTTGGCAGTAAAACCAATAATGGCAATATTTATATAGAAGGCAATGTAGAAAATTATACCCAATTAAATGGCAATGTCTATATAGATGGTGATTTGGAACAATACGATGATGAAATTGGAAATGAGGCATTTGTCAACGGCAATCTTAAACTTAATTGGGGGACAGAGAACCTTAGCAATGTTAGATACACAGGCAATCTTACCAAACCAGATTACATTAATGCCCCTGTTATTAAAGACTTAAGTGTAGCCAATTTATTTCCAATTGATGTGCCAACCATTGATCCGCCTTATATGCCAACATTAAGGCACGAGGATTGGTATGATGATAATGGATACAGTAGTGATTATTTAGATCCATTTGGAGACAATAACAATTATAAATATTTTGGACCAACCCTTACGTTACCGTCTCACGGTAGTTATAGAGATGTGACCATTGTGAGTCAAGGAGATATAACCATTGGTGGCGCAGCAGACGTAAAAGGCATGTTATTTGCACCTAATGGAAGAGTGACAGTATCTGCCGGTTCATCTTTTGAAGGTATTATTATTGCAAAAGACGTTACGGTAAGTGGTGGCGCTGAGGCTATTGCAACAGCTGGTGTCATATTTTCTTTAGATGGAGAAGTACGTATTGTTGGGGGAACAGAATTTACAGGTGCTGTTTATGCAAAAGAAGTGTATGTGAGTGGGGATTCCACATTTAATATCGTTAGGTTAGATAATGAAATTTTTGATACCATGGACGATTTGCCTTTTCAGACAGAAGAATAA
- a CDS encoding PulJ/GspJ family protein yields MIKNNQGLTLVEIIVSIALISIIALLFSNILISSIHSRNLNRERIEVLALATSYIDHIRTLDEGNVEVQEIEDYLIGEGFVEESHYYKLERADSDNFQYEINIYIEETLSNNLINLRVVAIPSHSNPITIPTIIRGAL; encoded by the coding sequence ATGATTAAAAATAATCAAGGATTAACTTTAGTAGAAATTATCGTTTCTATTGCACTGATTTCTATTATAGCATTATTATTTTCTAATATACTGATTTCCTCTATCCATTCAAGAAACCTTAATCGTGAAAGAATAGAAGTTTTAGCGCTGGCAACAAGTTATATTGATCACATAAGAACCTTAGACGAAGGTAATGTTGAGGTCCAAGAAATAGAAGATTATTTGATAGGCGAAGGCTTTGTTGAAGAAAGTCATTACTATAAGCTAGAGAGAGCAGATAGTGATAATTTTCAATACGAAATCAACATATATATAGAAGAAACTCTTTCCAATAATCTTATTAACCTAAGGGTTGTTGCAATACCGTCTCATTCTAATCCAATTACTATACCGACTATTATAAGAGGTGCGTTATAG